Below is a window of Pseudomonas monteilii DNA.
TCGGTCACCCACTCGAACACCGTCTTGCTGTAGTAGTCCAGACCGCGCACCAGTTTGGTGTTGAGACGGAACGGAATGCCCGCGGCGTCCAGACGTGCCTTCAGGCCCTCGAAATGCAGGCGCGATTCCTCGTCGAGATGATCCTCGAGCTTGGGCGCATCGACCAGCACGGCCTGGGTGCCGGCATCCTTGCTGTCGAGGATGCGCAGCGGATTGCTCTTGAGACGGCGCTGGCTGTCCTCGTCGAGCTGGTCCAGGCGTGCGGACAGGAACTCCACCAGCGCATCGCGATAGCGGGCACGTGCCTCGCTGGTGCCCAGGCTGTTGAGCTCCAGGGTGACCGCGTCACGGATGCCCAGCTGGCCCCACAGGCGCCAGGTGAGCATGATCAGCTCGGCGTCGATGTCCGGCCCGTCGAGGTTGAACACCTCGACCCCGATCTGGTGGAACTGCCGGTAGCGGCCTTTCTGCGGACGCTCGTGGCGGAACATCTGGCCGATGTACCAGAGTTTCTGCACCTGGCCATTGCCGGTGATGCCATGCTCGAGCACGGCACGCACGCAGGCCGCGGTGCCTTCGGGACGCAGCGTCAGCGAATCGCCGTTGCGGTCCTCGAAGGTGTACATCTCTTTTTCGACGATGTCGGTCACTTCACCGATCGAGCGCTTGAACAGCTCGGTGAACTCGACGATCGGCGTGCGGATCTGGCTGTAGCCATACGTATCCAGCAGGCCGGCCACGGTGCCTTCGAAGTAACGCCACAGCGGCGACTGCTCGGGCAGGATGTCGTTCATGCCACGAATGGCTTGCAGCGATTTGCTCACGGAAGATCCTTACGCATCTGTCGGTCAGCCTCGGGCGATCAATGCCGCGTCGGCCTCGGCCTTTTCGGCCGCTTTCTGGCGGATGAGCTTTTCCAGCTCGTCCACCAAGTTGTCATTGGTGAGTTTCTGCGACGGCTTGCCGTCGATGTAGATCAGGTTGGGCGTGCCGCCGGTCAGCCCTACATGGGCTTCCTTGGCTTCACCCGGACCGTTGACCACACAACCGATCACGGCCACGTCCAGCGGCACCAGCAGGTCTTCGAGGCGGCCTTCCAGGTCGTTCATGGTCTTGACCACGTCGAAGTTCTGCCGCGAGCAGCTCGGGCAGGCGATGAAGTTGATGCCGCGCGAGCGCAGCCGCAACGACTTGAGGATGTCGTAGCCAACCTTGACCTCTTCCACCGGGTCGGCGGCCAACGAGATCCGGATGGTATCGCCGATGCCTTCGGCCAGCAGCATACCGAGACCGACCGCCGATTTCACCGTCCCTGAACGCAGGCCACCGGCTTCGGTAATGCCCAGGTGCAGGGGCTGGACGATCTGGCGGGCCAGCTGGCGGTAGGCGTCGACGGCCATGAACACGTCGGAGGCCTTGACGCTGACCTTGAAGTCCTGGAAATCCAGCCGGTCCAGGTGCTCGACATGGCGCAGGGCCGACTCGACCAGGGCGGCGGGCGTGGGCTCGCCGTACTTCTTCTGCAGGTCCTTTTCGAGCGAGCCGGCGTTGACGCCGATGCGGATCGGGATACCCCGGTCGCGGGCGGCGTCGACCACCGCGCGGACGCGGTCTTCACGGCCGATGTTGCCGGGGTTGATGCGCAGGCAGTCGACGCCCAGCTCGGCCACGCGCAAGGCGATGCGGTAGTCGAAATGAATGTCGGCGACCAGGGGCACCGAAACCCGCTGCTTGATGCGGCCGAACGCCTCGGCGGCGTCCATGTCCGGCACCGAGACCCGCACGATGTCGACACCGGCATCGACCAGACGGGTGATCTGCGCGACGGTGGCGTCGACATCGTTGGTGTCGGTGTTGGTCATGCTCTGCACCGCAATGGGCGCATCGCCGCCCACGGGCACCTTGCCTACCCAGATCTTCCGGGATTCGCGGCGCTTGATCGGAGATTCACCGTGCATGGATTACTGTCCCAACTTGAGGCGGGCGGTCTGGCCGCTGGTGAACGGTGCGGTATCGACCGCCTGGCCGTTATAGGAAACCTGGGCGCCGCGCGCGTAGCCCAGGCGCACCGCGAGCGGTGGCTTGCCGGACAGCTCGAGGCGATCGCCCTTGCGCTTGACGCCGCTGGACAGCACCTTGCCGGTGGCATCGGTGACCTGGGTCCAGCAGTCGGCGGAAAAATCGATGGCCAACTGGCCCTGGCCGGCCACTGGCGCGGCGGCAGGCGCCGGGGCCGTCGTCGGGGCTGGCTGGGTCGTCGTCGCTGGCGGCGTCACGGCGGACACGGCCGGTGCGGTGCTGGCGGTCGCCGGCGCGCTCGAGGCCGTCACCGGCGCAGTGCCCTGGGACGGCGCAGGCGCATCGGCCACGGCGTCATTGCTTGCCTGCGGCAGGGCCAGGGGGGCCGACTCGGGCTGCTCGCCCGCGGCGACGGCCTGGTCTTCAGGCTCGTCCAACGGATGGATCTGGGTCGTGCCGTCGGCACTTTCGACCTCGACGTGCTCCATGGCCAGGTTGCCCGCGTCCTTGCGCGGACCACCCTGGTCCTGCCACCAGGCGAACCCGCCGCCCACGACGGCCAGCAACAGCAGCAGGCTGACGCCGCGCAGGATGTTGTGGGACAGGCGCATGGGTTCTTCGATACGGCCCAGCGAATGCACGTCGCTGCCCTTGGCGTGGGTGCCGGTGTGCTGATCGAAGGCATCGACCAGGGGCGCCTGGTCCAGGTCGAGCAGTTTCGCATAGGCGCGGATGTAGCCGCGTGCGAAGGTGTGTCCGGGCAGCCGATCGAAGGCGCCCGTTTCGAGATGGTTCAGCGAACTGACGGTCAGGTTGAGCTTGCTGGCCACTTCAGCCTGGGTCCAGCCACGGCTTTCGCGGGCCTGACGCAAGCGCTCACCGGGATGCTGGCCAGTCGCTGCTGCTAGTTCGGGATGCGCGGCTTTCATCATTGCTCCGACAGGTAGTGCTGATAGTCCGGCGTGCCGGGGTAAAGTCCATTCAGGGCGCGGTCCGAGGCGGTCGCCTGCCTGCCGGCGTCTGTCTCGCGCGACAGCCGCCGTTCCAGCGCCTGACTGCGTGGACCGGGTTCGGCCACCTGCTTGAAACGCTCATGGTAGTCACGCGCCTGCTCCAGGTCGCCTTCATCGAGCGACAGCTCGGCCAGCGCCAGCAAGGCACGTGGCTGATGGGGATCGAGCGTGACGGCCTTGCGCAGGTAGGCCTGGGCCTCGTCGCGACGACCGAGCTTCAGGGCCGTCATGCCCAGGTTGCCGTACACCTGCGGACGCTCAGGATACAGCGTATCGCTGGCCGCTTGGCGAAACATCTGCTCGGCCTGGGCAAATTCTCCACGAGCATAAAGGAAACTGCCGAAGTTGTTGCAGATTCGTGCGTCATGGGGGCGCGTGGCGAGGGCGGTACGAAAATGCGTCCTGGCGGTTTCGTCATCTTCTTCGGCCTGCGCCACCAGTGCCAGGGCCGCATGGGCGTCGGCATCCCGGGGGTCGAGCGCCAGCGCGCGCATCAGGGGAACCTTGGCTTGCTGCACCCGCCCCTGGTGTAGGTAGCCCAGGCCCAGCTGTACGGAAGCCCGCCCCGCCTGCGCCCTGCCCTCGCGACTGGCGAGCGGATCGACCGCGCCGCTGGTGACGCAACCGGCCAGCAGCGAGAGCGACAGCATCGACAGCGCGGCGCGCAGGGTCATCGGCGCGGTTCCGTCAGTTGCCTGCGGCGCCGTCGTTCATCTCGGCGTCAGCGTTGAGCTGGCGCACGGCGATGTAACGCTCGCTGCGTCGAGTGCGGTCCATGACCTGGCCGACGAGCTGCCCGCAGGCGGCATCGATGTCCTCGCCACGGGTGGTCCGGGTGGTAACGTTGAAGCCACCATGGTGCAGCAGGTCCTGGAAGCGCCGGATCGCGTTGTTGCTGGGGCGCTCGTAGCCCGAGTGCGGGAACGGGTTGAACGGGATCAGGTTGATCTTGCACGGCACGTCGCGCAGCAGCTCGATCATTTCGGCCGCGTGCTGCGGCTGGTCGTTGACGTCCTTGAGCAGCGTGTACTCGATGGTCAGCACGCGCTTGCCACCCAGGGTGGCCATGTAGCCCAGGCACGAGTCCAGCAGCATCTTGAGCGGGTACTTGCGGTTGATCGGCACCAGCTGGTTGCGCAGCTCATCGTTCGGCGCGTGCAGCGACAGCGCCAGGGAAACGTCGATGTGCTTGGCCAGCTCGTCGATCATCGGCACCACGCCGGAGGTCGACAGGGTGACGCGACGCTTGGAAATGCCATAGCCCAGATCGTCCATCATGATCTTCATGGCGGCGATGACATTGTCGAAGTTCAGCAGGGGCTCGCCCATGCCCATCATGACCACGTTGGTGATGGCGCGGTCGATCTTGGCCGGGACGGTCCCGAAGGATTTGTTCGCGACCCACACCTGACCGATGACTTCGGCGGCGGTGAGGTTGCTGTTGAAGCCTTGCTTGCCGGTGGAGCAGAAACTGCAGTCCAGGGCACAGCCGGCCTGGGACGACACGCACAGGGTGCCACGGTCGTCGGTAGGGATGTAGACGGTCTCGACGCAGCTGCCAGAGGCAACGCGGACCACCCACTTGCGCGTTCCGTCGGCGGAGATGTCTTCACTGACCACTTCCGGCGCGCGAATCTCGGCAACGCCCTTGAGCTTTTCGCGCAAGGCCTTGCCGACGTTGGTCATGGCGTCGAAATCATCGACGCCAAAGTGGTGAATCCATTTCATCACCTGCCCGGCACGGAAGCGCTTCTCCCCGATCGAGTCGAAGAACTGTTCCATTTCCGGCTGGGTCAGCCCCAGCAGGTTGATCTTTTCAGCAGATGTCGTCATGGATTCACCCTCACTCGTCAGCCTTCGCTTAGCGAGTGGTTACCTCGGTAGCAGCGAAGAAGTAAGCGATTTCGCGAGCGGCAGCGGCTTCGGAGTCCGAACCGTGCACGGCGTTGGCGTCGATCGACTCGGCGAAGTCGGCGCGGATGGTGCCGGCAGCGGCTTCTTTCGGGTTGGTGGCGCCCATCAGCTCACGGTTGCGCGCGATGGCGTTCTCGCCTTCCAGCACCTGAACCACGACAGGACCGGAGGTCATGAAGGCAACCAGGTCACCGAAGAAGCCGCGCTCTTTGTGCTCGGCGTAGAAGCCTTCGGCTTCGGCCTTGGACAGCTGCTTGATCTTGGAAGCGACGATGCGCAGGCCGGCTTCTTCGAAGCGCGAGGTGATCTTGCCGATCACGTTCTTGGCAACGGCGTCAGGCTTGATGATGGAGAAAGTACGTTGAACAGCCATGGAAAACTCCGGAATTTGAGTGTTGCGAAAAATTGAACCCGCGGATTATACGCGGGTTCCAGGGGATTGCCTAACCTGCCGAAGCGACTCAGTCGGCTTCTTCGATCCACGCCGCCTGGATGGCTTCGAGCACCTTTTCACCGGCGCGCTTGGGATCGTCGGAAAACTCCGGCAGCTCCTGCACCCATTTGTGCAGCTGGACGAAATTCACATAGCGAGGATCGACGTCCGGCTTGCTTTCGGCAAGCTGGATGGCGATCTCAAGTACGTCAACCCATTTCAGACTCATGCAGACGGCCCTCAGTGCGGCGCTTCAGCGGCGTGGTTGAGCGAGTACTTGGGGATCTCGATGGTCAGGTCCTCATCGGCCACCACCACCTGGCAACCCAGGCGCGACTGCGCTTCCAGGCCCCAGGCCTTGTCCAGCATGTCTTCCTCGAGCTCGTCGGCCTCTTCGAGCGAATCGAAGCCCTGGCGCACGATGCAATGGCAGGTGGTGCAGGCCTTGACGCCGCCGCAGGCGCTTTCCATCTCGATGTGATGGTCATGGGCCAGTTCCAGGATGTTGGTCCCGGCTGGCACGTCCACGGTCAGCCCTTCGGGGCAGAATTTCTCATGCGGCAGGAATGTCACCAGCGGCATCGGTTACTCCTCGATCTCATTCAGGTTGCGCCCGGCCAATGCGGCTTTGACCGTCGAATCCAGGCGACGGGCGGCAAACGCGTCGGTCACCTGCGACAGACGCTTGGTCTGTTGCTCGATGGCGGGGCCATCGGTGCCGGTCAGCAAATCACGTAGGTCCTGCATCTGCATCTGGATCGCCAGACGCTCTTCTTCGTCGAGCAGGCGCTCGCCATCGGCCTGCAGGGCACCGTCGACCGCTTCGAGCAGCCGCTCGGCATCGACCTGGTGCTCGCGCAGCTGGCGCGCCTGCTTGTCGCTGCCGGCATGCTCGAAGGAGTCCTTGAGCATGCGGGCGATTTCGCCGTCGGTCAGGCCGTAGGATGGCTTGACCTGAATGCTGGCCTCCACGCCGGAACCCACCTCGCGCGCCGCGACGCCGAGCAGGCCGTCGGCATCGACCTGGAAGGTCACGCGGATCTTCGCAGCGCCCGCCACCATCGCCGGAATGCCACGCAGTTCGAAGCGCGCCAGGGAGCGGCAGTCGCTGACCAGCTCGCGTTCGCCCTGCAGCACATGGATCATCATGGCCGACTGGCCATCCTTGTAGGTGGTGAACTCCTGCGCGCGCACCACCGGAATCGTGGTGTTGCGCGGAATGATCTTTTCCATCAGGCCGCCCATGGTCTCCAGACCGAGCGACAGCGGGATCACGTCGAGCAGCAGCAGGTCGCCGCCTTCGCGGCGATTGCCGGCCAGCGTGTCGGCCTGGACGGCGGCACCGACGGCCACGACCTGATCGGGATCGATGGACGTCAGGGGCGTACGCCCGAACAGCGCACCGACCGCCTCGCGCACTCGAGGCACGCGGGTCGAACCGCCGACCATCACCACCTCGGCGACCTCCTCCAGCTCCACGCCACTGTCGCGCACGGCGCGACGGCAGGCCTTGAGGCTACGGGCGATCAGCGGCTCGATCATCGCGTCGAAGGCGGTGCGGGTCAGCTGAGCGGTCCAGGCGCCATGGCGCACCTCGACCGACTCGGCGTCGGTCAGGGCTTCCTTGGCGGCGCAGGCGGTCTGCATCAGCTGGCGCTGGGTCGAGGGGTCGAGGTCGTTGTCCAGCCCGGCCTGGTCGATGATCCAGGTGGCGATGGCATGGTCGAAATCGTCGCCGCCCAACGCGGTGTCACCGCCAGTGGCCAGCACCTCGAAGACCCCGGCGGTCAGGCGCAGGATCGAGATGTCGAAGGTCCCGCCACCCAGGTCGTAGATGGCGACCACGCCTTCGGCGTTCTGGTCCAGGCCGTAGGCCACGGCGGCTGCCGTCGGTTCGTTGAGCAACCGCAGCACTTCCAGGCCGGCCAGACGCGCGGCGTCCTTGGTGGCCTGGCGCTGGGCGTCGTCGAAGTAGGCCGGAACGGTGATCACCGCCCCGACCAGTTCGCCGCCCAAGGTCTCTTCGGCGCGTTGACGCAGCGACTTGAGAATGTCGGCCGACACCTCGACCGGGCTTTTCGGGCCCTGCACGGTGTCGATGAACGGCATGTGCGACTCGCCATCGACGAAGCGGTAGGGCAATTGCTCGCCCAGCTGCCGCACGTCGGCGCGGCCACGCCCCATCAGGCGCTTGACCGACAGGATCGTGTTGAGCGGGTCGAGGGCGGCGGCGGCGCGAGCGCCCTGGCCGACCTGGGTGCCTTCGGCCGAATAGCGCACGGCCGAAGGCAGGATGACCTGACCGTCGGCGTCGGGCAGCGGCTCGCTGCGGCCGCTGCGTACGGCGGCGACCAGGGAATTGGTGGTGCCCAGGTCGATACCCACCGCCAGGCGCCGCTGGTGCGGCTGGGGGGTCTGACCGGGTTCGGCGATCTGCAGTAGGGCCATGCTTATCTGAATACCTTAGGCGTCGTCACGGTCGACACCGGGTTAATCGTCGAGGCGCTCTTCGAGTTGGCGCACTTCTTGGGCGAGCTTGTCGAGGAACTGCATGCGGCGCATCAGGCGTTCGGCCTGTTCACGCTGTGCTGCATCGTCCCAGCAGGCGGCGAAGGCCTCGTCGAGCGCGCTCTGCGCAGCCTTGACGCGGCGCTTGAAGACCGCGACACCGTCGAGGTCGGCCTCGTCGTGCAGCTCCTCGAGCTCTTCACGCCACTGCATCTGCTGCATCAGGAAGTCCGGGTCGTGGACCGTCACTTCCTGAGGCACCTCTTGCCCATCAAGGGCCAGCAGGTAGCGGGCGCGCCGCGGGGCGCTGCGCAGGGTCTGGTAGGCTTCGTTGAGCGCGGCGGAGCGCTCGAGCGCGAGGCGCTGCTCACGTTCGGACGCATCGGCGAAGCGATCCGGGTGGACCTCGCGGGCCAGTTCACGGTAGCGAACGGCCAGCGCATCGAGGTCCAGGCGGAATGCCGGCTGGAGGTCGAACAGGGCGAAATGGCAAGGAGTACCCACGGCAGCCTCAGACGTTGAAGCTTTCGCCGCAGCCACACTCACCGCGCACGTTGGGGTTGTTGAACCTGAAGCCTTCGTTCAACCCTTCCTTGACGAAGTCCAGCTCGGTGCCGTCGAGGTAGACCAGGCTCTTGGGGTCGATGATGACCTTCACGCCGTGGTTCTCGAAGACCTGGTCTTCATCGGCCAGTTCGTCGACGAACTCCAGCACGTAGGCCAGGCCCGAGCAGCCGGTGGTGCGCACGCCCAGACGAATGCCTTCGCCCTTGCCGCGACCCTGGAGGGAACGCCGCACATGGTTGGCGGCGGCTTCTGTCATGCTGATAGCCATCGAGACTCCTTACCTTGCGACAGGCGAGTTAAAGCAAACCTTTCTTCTGCTTGTAGTCGCGTACGGCCGCCTTGATGGCGTCCTCGGCGAGCACGGAGCAGTGGATCTTCACCGGCGGCAGGGCCAGTTCTTCGGCCAGCTGGGTGTTCTTGATGGTTTCGGCTTCGTCGAGGGTCTTGCCCTTCATCCACTCGGTGGCCAGCGAGCTGGAGGCGATGGCCGAACCGCAACCGTAGGTCTTGAACTTGGCATCTTCGATGACGCCCTGCTCGTTGACCTTGATCTGCAGGCGCATCACGTCGCCGCACGCCGGAGCGCCGACCATGCCGGTACCGACATCGGGATCCTCGGCGTTCATCTTGCCGACGTTGCGCGGATTTTCGTAGTGGTCGATGACCTTTTCGCTATATGCCATGGTGCAATTCCTTCCTCATCTGGGAGCCGCTCTTGCCGGCGACTGCTTGGCGGCTGCTTAGTGGGCGGCCCATTCGATCTTGGAGATGTCGACGCCGTCCTTGTACATGTCCCACAGCGGCGACAGTTCACGCAGCTTGCTGACCGCTTCGCAGACCTTGCGGGCGGCATGGTCGACGTCTTCTTCGGTGGTGAAACGGCCGAAGGAGAAACGGATGGAGCTGTGCGCCAGCTCGTCGTTGCGACCCAGTGCACGCAGCACGTAGGACGGCTCGAGCGACGCGGAGGTGCAGGCCGAGCCGGACGAGACGGCGATGTCCTTGAGCGACATCAGCAGCGACTCGCCTTCGACGTAGTTGAAGCTCAGGTTCAGGTTGTGCGGTACGCGGGCGGTGCTGCTGCCGTTGATGTACAGCTCTTCGAGGTCGGAGACCTGGCTGAAGAAGCGGTCGCTCAGGGCCTTGATGCGCACGTTCTCGGCGGCCATTTCCTGCTTGGCGATGGCGAAGGCTTCACCCATGCCAACGATCTGGTGGGTCGGCAGGGTGCCGGAACGCATACCGCGCTCGTGGCCGCCACCGTGAATCCCCGCTTCCAGACGCACGCGCGGCTTGCGGCTGACGTACAGCGCGCCGATGCCCTTGGGCCCGTAGACCTTGTGCGCGGAGAACGACATCAGGTCGACCTTGAGCTTCTGCAGGTCGATCTCGACCTTGCCGGCCGACTGCGCGGCATCGACGTGGAACAGCACGCCACGCGAGCGGGTCAGTTCGCCGATCGCGGCGATGTCGGTGATGGAGCCGACTTCGTTGTTCACGTGCATGATCGACACCAGGATGGTGTCATCGCGCAGGGCCGCCTCGACCATGGCCGGGGTGACGATGCCGTCTTCGCCAGGCTCGAGGTAGGTGACTTCGAAGCCTTCACGCTCCAGCTGGCGAGCGGTGTCGAGGATCGCCTTGTGCTCGACCTTCGAGGTGATGATGTGCTTGCCCTTGGTGGCGTAGAAATGCGCCACGCCCTTGAGGGCCAGGTTGTCCGACTCGGTGGCGCCACTGGTCCAGACGATCTCGCGCGGGTCGGCGTTGATCAGTTCGGCCACTTGGCGGCGAGCGTGTTCGACGGCCTCTTCGGCCTTCCAGCCGAACAGGTGCGAGCGCGACGCCGGGTTACCGAAGTTTCCGTCGAGCGTCAGGCATTCGACCATTTTCTGGGCGACGCGTGGATCGACTGGCGTGGTCGCGGAGTAATCGAGGTAGATCGGCAACTTCATTTCGTATCTCCTATCAGGCGGTCGCGCCGCTCGTCGAAACGGTCATTCGACGGCGGACGTCTCAATCTTGTCCAGGTGGGCGGAACGGCCCGCGACACGGCGCAGGTCCTGGCGGTGGGCAACTTCCTGGACTTCTCGGCGGATGACCAGATCGGCCAGGCTGATACCACTGAGGAACGTGTGGATCTGCTCGCTGAGGTCACACCACAGGTGGTGCGTCAGGCAGGTATCGCCACCATGGCAATCGCCCAGCCCCTGGCAACGGGTAGCGTCGACCGACTCGTTGACCGCGTCGATGACTTGCGAGACCTGGATGGTGTCCATGCCTCGGGACAGCTGGTAGCCGCCGCCGGGGCCTCGTACGCTGGAAACCAGGCTGTTGCGACGCAACTTGGCGAACAACTGTTCCAGGTAGGAAAGGGAAATGCCCTGGCGTTCGGAGATGTCGGCCAACGATACCGGTCCATGCGTGGCATGCAATGCCAGATCGAGCATGGCAGTCACCGCGTATCGGCCTTTGGTAGTCAATCGCATGGCTATCGGGTACCACGGGAGTTACAGGATAGTGGACGGGATTATGCAATTTCCGAGCATTCAAGTCAACTATAAAACC
It encodes the following:
- a CDS encoding histidine--tRNA ligase, with the translated sequence MSKSLQAIRGMNDILPEQSPLWRYFEGTVAGLLDTYGYSQIRTPIVEFTELFKRSIGEVTDIVEKEMYTFEDRNGDSLTLRPEGTAACVRAVLEHGITGNGQVQKLWYIGQMFRHERPQKGRYRQFHQIGVEVFNLDGPDIDAELIMLTWRLWGQLGIRDAVTLELNSLGTSEARARYRDALVEFLSARLDQLDEDSQRRLKSNPLRILDSKDAGTQAVLVDAPKLEDHLDEESRLHFEGLKARLDAAGIPFRLNTKLVRGLDYYSKTVFEWVTDKLGAQGTVCAGGRYDGLVEQMGGKPTTGVGFAMGIERLILLLETLGQVPESISRQVDVYLCAFGEQAELAALRLSEGLRDRLPGLRLQVNAGGGSFKSQFKKADKSGALYALIMGDDELAARQVGFKPLRGQGEQQNIAWDALAGHLDAALAQA
- a CDS encoding 4-hydroxy-3-methylbut-2-en-1-yl diphosphate synthase, which produces MHGESPIKRRESRKIWVGKVPVGGDAPIAVQSMTNTDTNDVDATVAQITRLVDAGVDIVRVSVPDMDAAEAFGRIKQRVSVPLVADIHFDYRIALRVAELGVDCLRINPGNIGREDRVRAVVDAARDRGIPIRIGVNAGSLEKDLQKKYGEPTPAALVESALRHVEHLDRLDFQDFKVSVKASDVFMAVDAYRQLARQIVQPLHLGITEAGGLRSGTVKSAVGLGMLLAEGIGDTIRISLAADPVEEVKVGYDILKSLRLRSRGINFIACPSCSRQNFDVVKTMNDLEGRLEDLLVPLDVAVIGCVVNGPGEAKEAHVGLTGGTPNLIYIDGKPSQKLTNDNLVDELEKLIRQKAAEKAEADAALIARG
- a CDS encoding Cro/Cl family transcriptional regulator; translation: MKAAHPELAAATGQHPGERLRQARESRGWTQAEVASKLNLTVSSLNHLETGAFDRLPGHTFARGYIRAYAKLLDLDQAPLVDAFDQHTGTHAKGSDVHSLGRIEEPMRLSHNILRGVSLLLLLAVVGGGFAWWQDQGGPRKDAGNLAMEHVEVESADGTTQIHPLDEPEDQAVAAGEQPESAPLALPQASNDAVADAPAPSQGTAPVTASSAPATASTAPAVSAVTPPATTTQPAPTTAPAPAAAPVAGQGQLAIDFSADCWTQVTDATGKVLSSGVKRKGDRLELSGKPPLAVRLGYARGAQVSYNGQAVDTAPFTSGQTARLKLGQ
- a CDS encoding pilus assembly protein PilW gives rise to the protein MTLRAALSMLSLSLLAGCVTSGAVDPLASREGRAQAGRASVQLGLGYLHQGRVQQAKVPLMRALALDPRDADAHAALALVAQAEEDDETARTHFRTALATRPHDARICNNFGSFLYARGEFAQAEQMFRQAASDTLYPERPQVYGNLGMTALKLGRRDEAQAYLRKAVTLDPHQPRALLALAELSLDEGDLEQARDYHERFKQVAEPGPRSQALERRLSRETDAGRQATASDRALNGLYPGTPDYQHYLSEQ
- a CDS encoding 23S rRNA (adenine(2503)-C2)-methyltransferase, producing the protein MTTSAEKINLLGLTQPEMEQFFDSIGEKRFRAGQVMKWIHHFGVDDFDAMTNVGKALREKLKGVAEIRAPEVVSEDISADGTRKWVVRVASGSCVETVYIPTDDRGTLCVSSQAGCALDCSFCSTGKQGFNSNLTAAEVIGQVWVANKSFGTVPAKIDRAITNVVMMGMGEPLLNFDNVIAAMKIMMDDLGYGISKRRVTLSTSGVVPMIDELAKHIDVSLALSLHAPNDELRNQLVPINRKYPLKMLLDSCLGYMATLGGKRVLTIEYTLLKDVNDQPQHAAEMIELLRDVPCKINLIPFNPFPHSGYERPSNNAIRRFQDLLHHGGFNVTTRTTRGEDIDAACGQLVGQVMDRTRRSERYIAVRQLNADAEMNDGAAGN
- a CDS encoding nucleoside-diphosphate kinase (catalyzes the formation of nucleoside triphosphate from ATP and nucleoside diphosphate); this translates as MAVQRTFSIIKPDAVAKNVIGKITSRFEEAGLRIVASKIKQLSKAEAEGFYAEHKERGFFGDLVAFMTSGPVVVQVLEGENAIARNRELMGATNPKEAAAGTIRADFAESIDANAVHGSDSEAAAAREIAYFFAATEVTTR
- a CDS encoding Fe-S assembly protein IscX, yielding MSLKWVDVLEIAIQLAESKPDVDPRYVNFVQLHKWVQELPEFSDDPKRAGEKVLEAIQAAWIEEAD
- a CDS encoding 2Fe-2S ferredoxin, with the translated sequence MPLVTFLPHEKFCPEGLTVDVPAGTNILELAHDHHIEMESACGGVKACTTCHCIVRQGFDSLEEADELEEDMLDKAWGLEAQSRLGCQVVVADEDLTIEIPKYSLNHAAEAPH
- the hscA gene encoding molecular chaperone HscA (involved in the maturation of iron-sulfur cluster-containing proteins); protein product: MALLQIAEPGQTPQPHQRRLAVGIDLGTTNSLVAAVRSGRSEPLPDADGQVILPSAVRYSAEGTQVGQGARAAAALDPLNTILSVKRLMGRGRADVRQLGEQLPYRFVDGESHMPFIDTVQGPKSPVEVSADILKSLRQRAEETLGGELVGAVITVPAYFDDAQRQATKDAARLAGLEVLRLLNEPTAAAVAYGLDQNAEGVVAIYDLGGGTFDISILRLTAGVFEVLATGGDTALGGDDFDHAIATWIIDQAGLDNDLDPSTQRQLMQTACAAKEALTDAESVEVRHGAWTAQLTRTAFDAMIEPLIARSLKACRRAVRDSGVELEEVAEVVMVGGSTRVPRVREAVGALFGRTPLTSIDPDQVVAVGAAVQADTLAGNRREGGDLLLLDVIPLSLGLETMGGLMEKIIPRNTTIPVVRAQEFTTYKDGQSAMMIHVLQGERELVSDCRSLARFELRGIPAMVAGAAKIRVTFQVDADGLLGVAAREVGSGVEASIQVKPSYGLTDGEIARMLKDSFEHAGSDKQARQLREHQVDAERLLEAVDGALQADGERLLDEEERLAIQMQMQDLRDLLTGTDGPAIEQQTKRLSQVTDAFAARRLDSTVKAALAGRNLNEIEE
- the hscB gene encoding co-chaperone HscB (J-type co-chaperone that regulates the ATPase and peptide-binding activity of Hsc66 chaperone; may function in biogenesis of iron-sulfur proteins), encoding MGTPCHFALFDLQPAFRLDLDALAVRYRELAREVHPDRFADASEREQRLALERSAALNEAYQTLRSAPRRARYLLALDGQEVPQEVTVHDPDFLMQQMQWREELEELHDEADLDGVAVFKRRVKAAQSALDEAFAACWDDAAQREQAERLMRRMQFLDKLAQEVRQLEERLDD
- the iscA gene encoding iron-sulfur cluster assembly protein IscA (forms iron-sulfur clusters of ferredoxin [2FE-2S]; binds iron in the presence of the thioredoxin reductase system; forms homodimers and tetramers; similar to SufA protein), which encodes MAISMTEAAANHVRRSLQGRGKGEGIRLGVRTTGCSGLAYVLEFVDELADEDQVFENHGVKVIIDPKSLVYLDGTELDFVKEGLNEGFRFNNPNVRGECGCGESFNV
- a CDS encoding scaffolding protein, encoding MAYSEKVIDHYENPRNVGKMNAEDPDVGTGMVGAPACGDVMRLQIKVNEQGVIEDAKFKTYGCGSAIASSSLATEWMKGKTLDEAETIKNTQLAEELALPPVKIHCSVLAEDAIKAAVRDYKQKKGLL
- a CDS encoding cysteine desulfurase, which encodes MKLPIYLDYSATTPVDPRVAQKMVECLTLDGNFGNPASRSHLFGWKAEEAVEHARRQVAELINADPREIVWTSGATESDNLALKGVAHFYATKGKHIITSKVEHKAILDTARQLEREGFEVTYLEPGEDGIVTPAMVEAALRDDTILVSIMHVNNEVGSITDIAAIGELTRSRGVLFHVDAAQSAGKVEIDLQKLKVDLMSFSAHKVYGPKGIGALYVSRKPRVRLEAGIHGGGHERGMRSGTLPTHQIVGMGEAFAIAKQEMAAENVRIKALSDRFFSQVSDLEELYINGSSTARVPHNLNLSFNYVEGESLLMSLKDIAVSSGSACTSASLEPSYVLRALGRNDELAHSSIRFSFGRFTTEEDVDHAARKVCEAVSKLRELSPLWDMYKDGVDISKIEWAAH